The Vicinamibacteria bacterium DNA segment CGACCATGAGAATCGACGATGGCAAGGTGGCGTATGTGGCTGCTTGCCATGAGGGACAATGCATCCTTGCACGCCAGGTCGTGGCGGGCCATCGTAAGCGGCGCCGTCATGACCTCCGTTATCGGCGTTGTGTCGAGGGGAAGCCCTTTGGCGACGACCCGTTTGAGCAGGTCGCTCGCGGTGAAGATTCCAAGAGGCCGTTCATCTTCGACCACGACGACAGCTCCTGCGTTCTCACGCGTCATGGCTTGAACGGCGTCACGCACTTGGGCACGGCAGCCAATCGTCACCGCTGGCACTCGAGCGATCTTGAGCAAGTCCATGGCCAGTCTCCTTATGGAACGTGACCCCCCGTCGACTCGGGTATTCCACCTTCCTGACTCGGTCTCTCAGCGCTCTGGTTGTGATCCCCAGGGGGATATTCCCTTATAACCCAAGATCCCCTCCAACGCCACAGGTTAGATGCGGCTTTCTTCCTAGGGTCGTGGCTCGCTCTTTGGGGAATCACTCCACCGGCTAGTCGCCTCGTCCACCTTAGGTGTCAAGAATTGTGGAGAATGGACGGAGACAGTTCTCGATTTCTCTGGGCTGTTCACAATTAACCGTGAACGCGACTCTCCGGCCGATTCCGACCGGGTGTCCTAACGGGCCAGCGATGGGATACCATCCACCCTCTTGGAGGAAATGATGACCGAGCGGAAAGGTCTTTTGCCGGTCCAGAGATCGAGAAGCCTTCATCGATTCTACCGAGAGGGGATGATTGCGATTCGCTCCGCGGGGTCGATCGAGGGTTGACTGTCGACGTCGCTAGGGCCGGGATCTCCATTCCGTATCCGATCGACCCTCTCGCCGTGGAGGTGGACGTCCGCTCCAGCTGAGAAGAGCATGTTCCTGCCAATTGGAGATCAGCCGAATCCTCGCGGGACACCCGTCGTCAACTACGCGATCATCGGTCTCAACGTCGCGGTCTTTCTGCTATTGACGATTCCGCTCAGCCTTCAGGCGGCGGATCCGTCGGACCCCCGCTTCCGGGAGTACGTCGACGTCATCGGCCAGAATCTTCCTCCCGGCGTTCCACTCAGCGCACTAGCCCGACAGGTCTCGGCCTACGACCTGGTTGTCTTCTCCTACGGCTACCGGCCTGCCGAGCCGTCGATCGTCGCGATCTTCACCGCGATGTTCCTTCACGGCGGCTTCATGCACCTCTTCGGCAATATGCTCTTTCTCTGGATATACGGCGACAACGTCGAGCATCGGCTGGGCTCGGTCCCGTATCTCTTTTGGTACCTCACGACCGGTGTCGCGGCGACCCTCTTCCACGCCCTATTCGCGAGCGATTCCCCGATCCCCCTCGTGGGCGCCTCGGGTGCCATCAGTGGTGTGCTCGGCTTCTATTTCATCTGGTTTCCGCACAATCAGGTTCGGATCCTCATATTCTTCTTCTTCGTAAACGTCATCCTCCTTCCTGCTCGGTGGGTTCTTGGTTTTTACATCCTCATCGACAACATTCTGCCCTTTGTCGTTTCGCAGACTGATGGGGCCGGCGTCGCCTACGGGGCCCACATTGGTGGCTTTATCGCCGGGCTCGGCGCCGCCTGGTTCAAGGATCGCCGCATCGTCACCGAGAGACCTCCCGACTACCGGGGGGTCCAACGTCAAGGGCCTCGCTCTCCGGCGGATGAGATCCGTGAGGCGATCCGTAGGAACGAGCTCGCGACCGCCGCCGAGAGGTACTTCGAGCTTTCGTCAGAACAGACTCGACGGCTTCTGGGGCCGAACGAGTCGATCCTGCTCGGGAACTGGCTCGCGCAAAACAGCCATCCGCGCGCGGCGCTCACGATCTACCAGCGTCATTTGAGGGACTATCCCACCGGGCCGGGTGCGGCGGAGGCGCACGCCTACGCGGGGCTCGTTCAACTTCACGCATTCGACGAGCCGACGGCGGCCTACCAGCATCTTATCGAAGCACTCGATTTC contains these protein-coding regions:
- a CDS encoding CBS domain-containing protein — protein: MDLLKIARVPAVTIGCRAQVRDAVQAMTRENAGAVVVVEDERPLGIFTASDLLKRVVAKGLPLDTTPITEVMTAPLTMARHDLACKDALSLMASSHIRHLAIVDSHGRVGGMLTTRHLLRNMVESLTQEVLSLDSYYCADGIGG
- a CDS encoding rhomboid family intramembrane serine protease; the encoded protein is MFLPIGDQPNPRGTPVVNYAIIGLNVAVFLLLTIPLSLQAADPSDPRFREYVDVIGQNLPPGVPLSALARQVSAYDLVVFSYGYRPAEPSIVAIFTAMFLHGGFMHLFGNMLFLWIYGDNVEHRLGSVPYLFWYLTTGVAATLFHALFASDSPIPLVGASGAISGVLGFYFIWFPHNQVRILIFFFFVNVILLPARWVLGFYILIDNILPFVVSQTDGAGVAYGAHIGGFIAGLGAAWFKDRRIVTERPPDYRGVQRQGPRSPADEIREAIRRNELATAAERYFELSSEQTRRLLGPNESILLGNWLAQNSHPRAALTIYQRHLRDYPTGPGAAEAHAYAGLVQLHAFDEPTAAYQHLIEALDFDPSPELRNLVRNGLDLIESRQKYRIRARRRH